Proteins co-encoded in one Salvia splendens isolate huo1 chromosome 4, SspV2, whole genome shotgun sequence genomic window:
- the LOC121797923 gene encoding protein PELPK1-like: protein MAFHRGHSLFLFLLITMSSITNHAEARHLLESAVPEVPKPEIPSLPKPELPPLPKPELPSLPKPEIPTLPKPEIPVLPKPQFPTLPKPEIPTLPKPELPTLPKLEVPVLPNPELPTLPKPEVPTLPKPTLEKAETPKPTLPEIPKPQMPELPKLPELPKPEIPAVPKPEEPTLPKPEVPTLPKPEVPTVPKPEVPTSPKPEVPTVPKPEVPTSPKPEVPIVPNPELPTLPKPEVPTLPKPTLEKAETPKPTLPEIPKPQVPELPKPTVPELPKLPELPKPEVPTLPKPEVPTVPKPQMPELPKLPELPKPDVPAVPKTEVPALPKPEVPTLPKPEMPKLPELPKIPELPKPSLPEGPKSR, encoded by the coding sequence ATGGCATTTCATCGCGGCCattcactttttctcttcttgctCATCACCATGTCATCTATAACGAACCATGCAGAGGCACGCCATCTCCTAGAGTCAGCCGTGCCTGAGGTTCCCAAGCCCGAAATCCCATCTCTACCGAAGCCGGAGCTACCTCCACTACCCAAGCCTGAGTTGCCATCGTTGCCTAAACCTGAGATTCCAACACTGCCAAAACCTGAAATCCCAGTACTGCCTAAGCCCCAGTTTCCAACACTGCCTAAGCCTGAGATTCCAACACTGCCAAAGCCCGAGCTTCCAACACTGCCAAAACTAGAGGTACCTGTGTTGCCAAACCCCGAACTTCCAACACTACCCAAGCCAGAGGTACCGACATTGCCTAAGCCAACACTCGAAAAAGCTGAAACGCCAAAGCCTACTCTTCCTGAAATACCAAAGCCTCAAATGCCAGAGCTACCAAAACTTCCCGAATTGCCAAAACCTGAGATCCCTGCTGTCCCTAAGCCTGAGGAACCAACTTTGCCAAAACCCGAGGTCCCAACTTTGCCTAAGCCTGAGGTTCCAACAGTGCCGAAACCCGAGGTCCCAACTTCGCCTAAGCCTGAGGTTCCAACAGTGCCGAAACCCGAGGTCCCAACTTCGCCTAAGCCTGAGGTTCCAATAGTGCCAAATCCCGAACTTCCAACACTACCCAAACCAGAGGTACCGACATTGCCTAAGCCAACACTGGAAAAAGCTGAAACACCAAAGCCTACTCTACCTGAAATACCAAAGCCTCAAGTTCCAGAATTGCCAAAACCAACGGTTCCAGAGCTACCAAAGCTCCCTGAATTACCAAAACCTGAGGTCCCAACTCTCCCTAAGCCTGAGGTACCAACAGTGCCAAAACCTCAAATGCCAGAGCTACCAAAACTCCCAGAATTGCCAAAGCCCGACGTTCCAGCTGTCCCTAAGACTGAGGTTCCAGCATTGCCAAAACCCGAGGTCCCGACTCTACCGAAGCCAGAAATGCCAAAGTTGCCTGAACTTCCAAAGATTCCAGAACTGCCTAAACCATCTTTGCCCGAAGGACCCAAATCCCGTTGA